CGATCTCGCGGATGACGTTGATCGCCGCGTTACGCATCACCTGATATTCGCGATCCGTGAGTGTCTGGGCGGGGGCGACGGTAATGGAGTCACCCGTGTGAACTCCCATTGGATCGAAGTTCTCGATCGAGCAGATGATGATGACGTTGTCCTTGAGATCGCGAACAACCTCAAGTTCATACTCCTTCCAACCGAGTACACTCTCCTCAATCAAACACTCATGAACTGGACTCAGATCGAGGCCGCGAGTGAGGATCTCGGTCATCTCTTCGCGGTTGTAGGCAATGCCGCCGCCGGAGCCGCCGAGCGTAAAGCTGGGGCGAATGACCGCAGGGAAACCAATCTTGGCGGTGAACTCGAGTCCAGCGCTCACAGTGTTCACAAGCTGCGACTTCGGCATATCGAGGCCGATCTTGTTCATCGCATCCTTGAACAGCAGACGGTCCTCAGCCTTCTTGATGGCTTCGAGTTTGGCGCCGATCAGCTCTACGCCGTGCTTTTCGAGAAAGCCGGAGTCGGCGAGATCGACTGCAAGGTTCAAGGCAGTCTGTCCGCCAACCGTGGGCAGAACAGCAAACTTGCCCGAACCGGGCTGCATCATCTCGGATTCGATGCGGATGATCTCCTCAAGATATGCCGCGCTCAAAGGCTCAATGTACGTGCGGTCGGCTACTTCAGGATCGGTCATGATGGATGCCGGGTTCGAATTGATCAGAACGACTTCATACCCTTCGGCTTTAAGTGCCTTACAGGCCTGGGTGCCGGAATAGTCGAACTCTGCCGACTGACCAATGACGATCGGCCCGGAGCCGATCACAAGAATCTTCGCGATGTCATTTCTACGTGGCATCTTTACGTCTTTCTTGTTGCTGAATCCTACTGGCGTTTCAAAGGGCGCTTGCTTCGCGCCCTTTGTCTAATGCCTGAAACCAAAATTACTTCTTCCACTCTTCCATCATCTTGCGGAAGTCCTGGAAGAGATAGTGAGAGTCATGCGGCCCGGGGCTGGCCTCGGGATGATACTGGACGCTGAACATCGGATCGGTTTTATGGCGAAGGCCGGCGAGCGTCTGATCGTTAAGGTTCGTGTGAGTCTTCTCAACGTTCTCGGGCAGCGAATCGGGATCGACATTGAAATTGTGGTTCTGCGCCGTGATCTCGACCTTACCCGTCCGATGATTCATGATCGGGTGATTGCCGCCATGGTGGCCAAACTTCAGCTTGTAGGTCTTCCCGCCAAGTGCGAGGCCAAAGATCTGATGGCCGAGGCAGATTCCAAAGATAGGCTTCTTCCCCTGCAGCTTCTTCACGTTCTCAATTGCATAGTCGAGTGGCTCGGGATCGCCGGGGCCGTTCGAAAAGAAGACACCATCGGGGTTGAGCGCGAGTACTTCCTCGGCTGGCGTTCTGGCTGGAACCACCGTAATGTCGATGTTTTCGCGCGCCAGCATACGCAAAATGTTTTGTTTGATGCCGAAGTCGTAGGCGACCACATGCAGCGTATCGCCTTCAACAGCAGGCTTCAGCAACGGATCGCCGGTCTGGTTCTTCGGTTCGGTCGCATCCCACTTGTAGGGTTCCTTCGTGGTAACAACACTCGCAAGATCTGTCCCGTCCATTTTGGGGATAGAGCGGGCCTTCGCGACGAGCGCGTCTACGTCCAAATTGTCGCCGCTGGCGATGACACCACGCATCACTCCGTTCGCGCGAAGGTGACGCACGATAGCGCGGGTGTCGACCTCAGCGATGACAGGAACGCCATATCGCTCAAGATATTCATCAGCGACCTGGGTAGATCGCCAGTTAGAGCTGACTGGAGAAAATTCGCGTGTAACCAGCCCTTCAATAAAGGGTTTTCTCGACTCTGCATCGTGGGGTGTAGTCCCGTAGTTGCCGATGTGAGGATTGGTCAAAACGACGAT
This portion of the Edaphobacter sp. 4G125 genome encodes:
- the carA gene encoding glutamine-hydrolyzing carbamoyl-phosphate synthase small subunit, producing the protein MQAILALEDGRIFRGKSFGARAECSGEVVFNTSLTGYQEIFTDPSYAGQIVVLTNPHIGNYGTTPHDAESRKPFIEGLVTREFSPVSSNWRSTQVADEYLERYGVPVIAEVDTRAIVRHLRANGVMRGVIASGDNLDVDALVAKARSIPKMDGTDLASVVTTKEPYKWDATEPKNQTGDPLLKPAVEGDTLHVVAYDFGIKQNILRMLARENIDITVVPARTPAEEVLALNPDGVFFSNGPGDPEPLDYAIENVKKLQGKKPIFGICLGHQIFGLALGGKTYKLKFGHHGGNHPIMNHRTGKVEITAQNHNFNVDPDSLPENVEKTHTNLNDQTLAGLRHKTDPMFSVQYHPEASPGPHDSHYLFQDFRKMMEEWKK